One genomic window of Longimicrobium sp. includes the following:
- a CDS encoding RNA polymerase sigma factor, translated as MHDGPADGELIERARRGDDRAFRAIVERYEPLVAAVVVGFLGPGDEADDVGQEAFIRLYRSLDRFRGDASLATYLRKIAVNLSLNAIRRRRRFALRFRRSDDEDETLAGAGVEGVDDPEVAETRAAVRAAVAALGPKHAQVVVLRMMEGCSTRETAEALGIPEGTVLSRLARAMEKLQARLAPYVRDGSRIHGGEES; from the coding sequence ATGCACGACGGGCCTGCGGACGGAGAGCTGATCGAGCGCGCGCGGCGGGGCGACGACCGTGCGTTCCGCGCCATCGTTGAGCGATACGAACCCCTCGTCGCCGCCGTCGTCGTGGGCTTTCTGGGTCCCGGCGACGAGGCCGACGACGTGGGGCAGGAGGCGTTCATCCGGCTGTATCGCTCGCTGGACCGCTTCCGCGGCGACGCCTCACTGGCCACGTACCTGCGGAAGATCGCCGTCAACCTTTCGCTCAATGCCATCCGCCGCCGCCGCCGCTTCGCCCTGCGCTTCCGTCGCAGCGACGATGAGGACGAGACGCTTGCCGGGGCGGGCGTCGAGGGAGTGGATGACCCGGAGGTGGCGGAGACGCGTGCAGCCGTACGGGCGGCGGTGGCCGCGCTGGGCCCGAAGCATGCGCAGGTGGTGGTTCTGCGGATGATGGAGGGGTGCTCCACGCGCGAAACGGCAGAGGCGCTGGGGATTCCCGAGGGCACGGTGCTTTCGCGGCTGGCGCGGGCGATGGAAAAGCTGCAGGCCCGGCTGGCGCCGTACGTACGCGACGGAAGCCGGATTCATGGAGGGGAGGAGTCATGA